The sequence TTATTAACGCTTTATATGCACAAGAATGACTATTCGTATAGGGCTATTGGAGCATCGGGAGCGGTTACAGGTGTAATTTATAGTGCGATTTTACTAGATCCGAATATTACTTTAGGGTTGTATTTTGTTATACCAATTCCTGGTTATTTATTTGGTATTGGTTATTTGTTATACTCTATTTATGGGATGAAAGCAAAAAGAGATAATATTGGTCATACGGCTCATTTTGGTGGTGCTATTGGTGGGTATTTGATTACAATTATGAAAGAGCCTTCGTTGTTGCAAACCAATACTCGAATGGTTGTTTTGTTGTTAATACCTATGGTAGTATTATTTTATATGCACAAAACAAATAAATTATAATTTGGCATGAGAATTGATTAGTATAAACAGAAATAAAAATAAAAAAAACATGAAAAAAGTAATTTTAGTATTAACATTTGTAACTACAATAATGCAAGCACAAGAAAGTAAGTTGGTTCCACAAATTTCGGTTTCGGGAGAAGGGAAGGTAAAGGTAGTACCAGATCAAGCAATAATTACAGTAGGGGTAGAGAATAAAGGGAAAGATGCTACAGAGGTGAAAAGGAAAAACGATGAAACGGTGGATTTGGTAATTAAAACAATAAAAAAGTTAGGAATTCCTGCTTCAGATTTTCAAACACAAAGAGTTTCGTTGTATAAAAATTTTGATTACGAAACGAAAAAAGAGCATTATGTTGCAAGCCAGACAATAAAGATTGAATTGAAAGATTTGTCAAAATATGATGCTGTAATGGTAGATTTGTTAGGAAGTGGTATTAATCAAATTCAAGGAGTGGAGTTTAAATCTTCTAAAATGGCTCAATATGAAAGCGATGCTAGAAAGAAAGCGGTATTAGACGCA is a genomic window of Flavobacterium jumunjinense containing:
- a CDS encoding rhomboid family intramembrane serine protease, which produces MDLLLIVIIAVTVLVSYKGFNDFNFFRKYEFHIGSIRSGEQIRMITSGFLHGDMMHLAFNMITFYFFAPYVLGNLGRIYFLYVYFGSLIAGSLLTLYMHKNDYSYRAIGASGAVTGVIYSAILLDPNITLGLYFVIPIPGYLFGIGYLLYSIYGMKAKRDNIGHTAHFGGAIGGYLITIMKEPSLLQTNTRMVVLLLIPMVVLFYMHKTNKL
- a CDS encoding SIMPL domain-containing protein, encoding MKKVILVLTFVTTIMQAQESKLVPQISVSGEGKVKVVPDQAIITVGVENKGKDATEVKRKNDETVDLVIKTIKKLGIPASDFQTQRVSLYKNFDYETKKEHYVASQTIKIELKDLSKYDAVMVDLLGSGINQIQGVEFKSSKMAQYESDARKKAVLDAKKKAEDYAAVLNQKVGKAIMISDNTQAAFPQPMYRNVMVKEMAMDGENETLAIGEIEIDANVTISFLLD